The genomic window TGGGCCACTGGTACTTGCAAACCCACTACGGCGAGCAGGGCTTTCTGCGCCTGGTGGAAGGCTCCACGGCCGAGCGGCAGGCGGCTTACCCTTTTCTGCTGGGCCTGGCCATCGGCATGATTGGGCTGGCGTTGCTGGTAGCCTTCTACTTCACTCACCGTCGGGCCACGCAGGAAGGCCGGACCCTGTGGGATGCGCCGGCCCGCCGGTTGCTGCTGAGCCTGGCGTTGCCCCTGGTGGCCGGGGGCTTGTTCTGCACTGGGTTGTATATTCGCGGCGCGGCGTCGTTCGTGGTGCCGGGGCTGCTGTTGTTTTACGGCCTGGCCCTGCTCAACGCCAGCAAATATACCCTTGATGAAATCCGGCTGCTGGGCCTTACCCAGATGGCTCTGGGCCTGGTGGCAATCCTGCTGCCCGGCTGGGGCCTGATTTTCTTCGCCCTGGGTTTTGGGCTGGGCCATATCGGCTACGGCTTACTCATGTACAACCGCTACGAACGGGCGCCTCGGCCTACGCTGTGAAACACCTCATCCATACGCTCAATAAGGCTTTCGACAACCGGGTGCGGTTGGGCGTCATGGCAGTGCTCATGGCCAATGAATCCGTGAGCTTTAATGAGCTGAAAGACGCCCTCGACCTGACCGACGGCAACCTGGCCAGCCACGTGTCGGCCCTGGAAAAAGCGGGCTACGTGCTGGTCAACAAGCAGTTTGTGGGCAAGAAGCCCAACACCACGTATCAGGCTTCTGCCGAAGGCAAAACGGCGTTTCAGGACCATTTAACGGCTTTGGAAAAATTGCTGCGCGGCTCGGCGTAGTTTTTTTTGTCTTTATACTTTGAAATACAAAGTTCTTTTAAAATAAAATAGTCATGACTACCCTAACCTCCGCGGCGGCCCAGTGGCCGGCCGCCAGCCGCCCGGCGGCCACGCCTTTCCCGCTCACGGCCCTGCAAAAGCTGCTGCTGCCGGTGGGCGCCATCCTGTTCGACGTTTTGTTCTGGCAGGAGCGCATGGCCCTGAATATGCTGCTTTACACCGCGTTTATCATCGGGGGCGTGCTGGCCGGCCTGCCCCGGCACGCGGCCGGGTGGCGCTCGGGCTACTTCTGGCTCACGCTGGGCGGTACCGTACTCAGCGCCCTGATGGTGGCCATCTACGGCTCGGGGGCGGCTCAGCTAAGCGCCGTAGCTTCCCTGGCCGTGTGGCTGGGCTACGTCAACCAGGCCCACCTCAAGCTGGTGGGCTACGCCCTGCTCACGGGCCTCGCCAACCTGCTGCCGGCCGCCCAGCGCCTGACGCAGCTGGTGCGCCTGCCCCAGAACCTGGAAGGCCGCCTGAGCCGCACCCGTTACTACGGCCGCCTGCTGGTGGTGCCGGTGGGGGCTCTGCTGGTGTTTCACGTGCTCTTCGTCATTGCCAACCCCAAGTATAAGGCCTTGACCAGCCGGGCGCTGGACCTGGTCGGGCAGTTTTTTGACCTGCTCTTCGCCCGGCTGTCGGTGCCCCACCTGCTGTTTTTCGGGTTGGGCCTGGTGCTTACGGCCGGCGCCGTGCTTATCATTCCGGTGCATTTCTTTGCCGACCACGAGTCGCGCTTTGGGGAGTTTGTGCGCCGTGGCCGGGACCGGGTGGCTTCGTTTGCCGTGCGCCGCCCCGATTTTCGCGCCAAGTCGTTCGGGATGCTCGACTTGCGCCGCGAGTACCTGATGGCCCTGAGTCTGGTCGGCCTGGTCAACGTGCTG from Hymenobacter chitinivorans DSM 11115 includes these protein-coding regions:
- a CDS encoding winged helix-turn-helix domain-containing protein, which produces MKHLIHTLNKAFDNRVRLGVMAVLMANESVSFNELKDALDLTDGNLASHVSALEKAGYVLVNKQFVGKKPNTTYQASAEGKTAFQDHLTALEKLLRGSA
- a CDS encoding DUF4153 domain-containing protein, yielding MTTLTSAAAQWPAASRPAATPFPLTALQKLLLPVGAILFDVLFWQERMALNMLLYTAFIIGGVLAGLPRHAAGWRSGYFWLTLGGTVLSALMVAIYGSGAAQLSAVASLAVWLGYVNQAHLKLVGYALLTGLANLLPAAQRLTQLVRLPQNLEGRLSRTRYYGRLLVVPVGALLVFHVLFVIANPKYKALTSRALDLVGQFFDLLFARLSVPHLLFFGLGLVLTAGAVLIIPVHFFADHESRFGEFVRRGRDRVASFAVRRPDFRAKSFGMLDLRREYLMALSLVGLVNVLLLVVNVIDIRWIWFGFVPAKGFDLTQFVHEGTYVLILSILVAMGIVLWFFRRNLNFYQPGLPTLRRAATVWVLQNAVLAISVGLRNYYYIQYTGLAYKRIGVYGFLLLTFFGLATVLLKIWQRRSAYALFRLNALAAYAVMVLLACGNWEIWIARYNLQPRFAEIDYGFLLDMPDRVLPELAAHQALLSGRRLVQENDYNTWIPLPEADARQQLAGRIRQFRAQRHWPSYTWADYQAYQQLSGRE